Proteins co-encoded in one Rutidosis leptorrhynchoides isolate AG116_Rl617_1_P2 unplaced genomic scaffold, CSIRO_AGI_Rlap_v1 contig265, whole genome shotgun sequence genomic window:
- the LOC139882395 gene encoding probable indole-3-pyruvate monooxygenase YUCCA4 translates to MGSCKDQERKKLVLVQGPIIIGAGPSGLAVAACLSKNRVPSLILEKSNCIASLWQNKTYDRLKLHLPKQFCELPLFGFPEHFPKYPTKHQFISYLETYASHFSIKPRFNQAVEEAEFDKVSGFWKVRTNSGFEYVSKWLIVATGENAEPLVPKISGMGKFHGDLIHTSVYKSGCEFKNRKVLVIGCGNSGMEVSLDLCRHNASPYMVVRNTVHVLPREIFGISTFGIAIALLKWFPIRLVDKVLLLLSSLTLGNTNQIGLRRPKTGPLELKNITGKTPVLDVGALSQIRSGKLKIMEGVKEITRTGAKFTDGKEKEFDCIILATGYKSNVPTWLKGCDFFTKEGMPKTPFPNGWKGDVDGLYTVGFTRRGLLGASSDAVNIAQDISNQWKILKDNFNFCNLMQLVPLDK, encoded by the exons ATGGGATCTTGTAAAGATCAAGAAAGAAAAAAACTCGTTCTTGTTCAAGGTCCGATCATTATAGGAGCCGGTCCTTCCGGTTTAGCAGTAGCAGCCTGTCTCTCGAAAAACAGGGTCCCTTCTTTAATCCTCGAAAAATCAAATTGCATAGCTTCTCTATGGCAAAACAAAACCTACGATCGTCTCAAACTTCACCTCCCTAAACAATTCTGCGAATTACCCTTGTTTGGTTTCCCTGAACATTTCCCTAAATACCCAACAAAGCATCAATTCATCTCTTACCTAGAGACTTACGCTTCCCATTTCTCGATCAAGCCGAGGTTCAACCAAGCTGTGGAAGAAGCAGAGTTCGATAAAGTCTCTGGGTTTTGGAAGGTTCGAACGAATTCGGGTTTTGAATATGTTTCGAAATGGTTGATTGTGGCTACGGGCGAAAATGCAGAGCCTTTGGTTCCAAAAATCTCTGGGATGGGAAAATTTCATGGGGATTTGATTCATACTAGTGTTTATAAATCTGGTTGTGAGTTCAAGAATCGGAAAGTTCTTGTTATTGGATGTGGGAATTCTGGGATGGAAGTTAGTTTGGATCTTTGTAGACACAATGCAAGTCCTTATATGGTTGTTAGAAACACG GTTCATGTTTTGCCAAGAGAAATATTTGGCATATCCACATTTGGAATTGCAATAGCACTACTCAAATGGTTCCCTATAAGACTAGTTGATAAAGTCCTCTTACTTTTATCTAGCCTTACTCTCGGAAACACCAACCAAATAGGTCTCCGACGACCGAAAACCGGGCCTCTCGAGCTTAAAAACATCACCGGAAAAACTCCTGTCCTCGACGTCGGAGCTCTCTCTCAAATCAGATCCGGTAAACTCAAG ATTATGGAAGGAGTGAAGGAGATAACTCGAACGGGAGCGAAATTTACGGATGGCAAAGAGAAAGAGTTTGACTGTATAATTTTAGCAACCGGATACAAAAGCAACGTGCCTACTTGGCTAAAg GGGTGTGATTTTTTCACGAAAGAAGGAATGCCGAAGACGCCGTTTCCTAACGGCTGGAAAGGCGACGTCGACGGATTGTACACAGTCGGCTTTACGAGAAGAGGTCTACTAGGAGCATCTTCTGACGCCGTCAACATTGCACAAGATATTTCCAACCAGTGGAAGATCTTAAAAGACAATTTTAATTTTTGTAATTTAATGCAATTAGTCCccctagataaataa